Proteins from a single region of Methanocella sp.:
- a CDS encoding methanogenesis marker 14 protein, producing the protein MQLKPLCRLLGPKPHIADSPYLSLVPKTGSPGMSAKIDLSTTSYYVVASVEMGNTTTKCILTATNLETGKTYLLNKTVKMSRDVRPPKEGEKVFGKTLDGKKLTRESVGELVKHTLEEAHKAAGLEISQDLNFVVRSTGVVAGFERPDDVGSFILALADGCIKAGVPPKNMTPAMNKENLNPPRLRKYSQLDRVFFDGAVASVLPPMGSSGVEIVANEMEGELATAGIKEAAKWAGVDFRNPVCSIDFGTTLKGRMTNDRQPYSQTIGNFCGLAGAVPDAIVRGSGLVDKEFGNVLDITTKERPGLLAEIMNDRAIEEHAKWAHEMVQIEVVPDERKWWGSVPVNPRAARNNGVILIGCEVGENGKDLPKLNEVGASLIKKHNVNTMLATLDLTSAMIAQRLLTKALENNLISSKTTIGITGRAGITGDKPALILQKVTEMGLFDNPNDHLVFCDDGLARGAAVMARCMNSYGTPKNPLGGLRGGKCILGARMKLQNKDKKIEV; encoded by the coding sequence ATGCAGCTAAAGCCTTTATGCAGACTACTGGGACCCAAGCCTCACATCGCGGATAGTCCCTACCTTTCATTGGTCCCGAAAACCGGCTCCCCTGGCATGAGCGCGAAAATTGACCTTTCGACCACGTCCTATTACGTGGTCGCATCGGTGGAGATGGGCAACACGACGACCAAGTGTATCCTCACGGCCACCAACCTGGAGACGGGCAAGACCTACCTGCTTAATAAGACCGTCAAGATGTCCAGGGACGTCAGGCCCCCGAAGGAAGGAGAAAAGGTCTTCGGCAAGACGCTCGACGGAAAGAAGCTGACCCGCGAGTCGGTCGGCGAATTAGTTAAACATACGCTGGAGGAAGCCCATAAGGCTGCGGGGCTCGAGATCTCCCAGGACCTGAACTTCGTGGTCCGTTCCACGGGCGTCGTCGCCGGGTTCGAAAGGCCGGACGACGTGGGCTCGTTCATTCTGGCGTTAGCCGATGGCTGCATCAAGGCTGGCGTTCCTCCGAAGAACATGACCCCCGCAATGAACAAGGAAAACCTTAACCCCCCGCGCCTGCGGAAGTATTCTCAGCTCGATAGGGTATTCTTCGATGGCGCCGTGGCCAGCGTGCTGCCGCCCATGGGCAGTAGCGGCGTCGAGATCGTGGCAAACGAGATGGAGGGCGAGCTCGCAACGGCCGGCATCAAGGAAGCTGCCAAGTGGGCGGGCGTGGACTTCCGGAACCCCGTGTGCAGCATCGACTTCGGCACCACGCTCAAGGGACGAATGACGAACGACCGTCAGCCCTATTCCCAGACTATCGGCAACTTCTGCGGCCTGGCCGGCGCAGTTCCGGACGCCATCGTGCGAGGCTCCGGCCTGGTCGACAAGGAATTCGGCAATGTGCTGGACATAACCACAAAAGAGCGGCCCGGCCTCCTGGCGGAGATCATGAATGACAGGGCCATCGAGGAGCACGCGAAGTGGGCCCACGAGATGGTACAGATCGAGGTCGTGCCGGACGAGCGCAAGTGGTGGGGCAGCGTGCCCGTGAACCCGCGGGCGGCCCGCAACAACGGCGTAATTCTAATCGGCTGCGAGGTCGGCGAGAACGGGAAGGACCTGCCTAAGCTGAACGAGGTCGGCGCGTCCCTGATAAAGAAGCACAACGTCAACACGATGCTCGCAACGCTGGACCTGACCAGCGCGATGATCGCACAGCGCCTCCTGACAAAAGCGCTCGAGAATAACTTAATATCAAGCAAGACCACAATAGGTATCACCGGACGTGCCGGCATCACGGGCGACAAGCCCGCGCTCATACTGCAGAAGGTCACTGAGATGGGGTTATTCGATAATCCCAACGACCACCTGGTGTTCTGCGACGACGGCCTCGCAAGGGGCGCGGCGGTCATGGCCCGGTGCATGAACTCCTACGGCACCCCGAAGAACCCTCTGGGCGGTCTCCGGGGCGGAAAATGCATCCTGGGAGCGCGCATGAAGCTGCAGAATAAAGACAAAAAGATCGAGGTTTAA
- a CDS encoding DUF1894 domain-containing protein translates to MACLNDYDYDILLSHQTYPVSEKFILSKYWETYYVEPGYSVLGLRILGSEYVPIAVEDNTDNLILPYTKPCMGTFVVRIKHVPEEVVRIRKNFDRTITVKQWRKNADLAKTK, encoded by the coding sequence ATGGCCTGCCTGAACGACTATGATTATGACATACTGTTATCCCACCAGACCTACCCTGTGTCGGAAAAGTTCATCCTCTCGAAATACTGGGAGACGTACTACGTGGAGCCCGGCTATAGCGTGCTGGGCTTGCGGATCCTGGGAAGCGAGTACGTGCCCATCGCCGTCGAGGATAACACTGATAACCTGATCCTGCCTTACACGAAGCCCTGCATGGGCACCTTCGTCGTGCGGATAAAGCACGTCCCCGAAGAGGTGGTTCGCATCAGGAAGAACTTCGACAGGACCATCACCGTCAAGCAGTGGCGGAAGAACGCGGACCTGGCAAAGACAAAATAA
- a CDS encoding DUF2098 domain-containing protein: MEASDSITANDLYGKPITVGATVKYVSTKTVGRVIDMKREDDKTWALLDKTRLYYDTRYLEVTAANATEEEDESTARVDMEEVEKKIRSMEDALKVKDINMDTSCEGGG, encoded by the coding sequence ATGGAAGCGAGCGACAGCATAACGGCAAACGACCTGTACGGCAAGCCCATCACCGTAGGTGCGACGGTCAAGTACGTGTCCACGAAGACCGTGGGCAGGGTCATCGACATGAAGCGGGAGGACGATAAGACCTGGGCGCTCCTGGATAAGACTCGCCTGTATTACGATACCCGCTACCTGGAAGTGACGGCCGCGAATGCCACCGAGGAAGAGGACGAGAGTACGGCAAGGGTCGACATGGAAGAGGTCGAGAAGAAGATCCGGAGCATGGAAGATGCCCTCAAGGTCAAGGACATCAACATGGACACGAGCTGCGAAGGCGGCGGATAA
- a CDS encoding cation:proton antiporter yields MDWVSASTTFILDTLLTLCLLLFTAKVAGEICRRLGIAEVVGELLAGVIMAPTLLGGYYFLGAPLITVNDAVEMFAQLGAIMLLFKVGLEMRFDKFTRMGPLATMIAAGGVSLNFILGFALSTLWGYPQKEALLVGAALTATSAAITVKVLKDIGKNKTTVSDILVGSAVMDDILGLVVLAIVLGLVSNDSLDLVSIGFTTIKAVGVLAALMLIGVFVISKVINWLCPRDGCARPIDGNSLINGKTVQGEHCKIPCNGAQEATVIAMCFGYAYAAGMAGLSPILGAFAAGMSIAETNVLEAINEMTDKINFILAPLFFVVIGTYMNLGAISANGLLFMIALVVLAMLGKIVGCGLPVLLIRKNWKEAVLVGLGMMARGEVELIVGGVGITTGIFSQEVFSAIILLVVVTTVITPIALKQAYKILKVDN; encoded by the coding sequence GTGGACTGGGTGTCGGCCAGCACGACGTTTATACTGGATACGTTGCTTACGCTTTGCCTTTTACTCTTCACGGCAAAAGTTGCGGGCGAGATCTGCAGGCGGCTTGGGATCGCGGAGGTCGTGGGCGAGCTACTGGCGGGCGTCATCATGGCCCCGACACTGCTCGGCGGCTATTACTTTTTAGGAGCCCCGCTCATTACCGTGAACGATGCGGTCGAAATGTTTGCCCAACTCGGCGCCATCATGCTATTGTTTAAAGTCGGACTGGAGATGCGGTTCGACAAGTTCACCAGGATGGGCCCGCTGGCGACGATGATCGCGGCGGGCGGCGTCTCTCTGAATTTTATATTGGGCTTCGCTCTCTCGACCTTGTGGGGTTACCCGCAAAAAGAAGCCCTGCTCGTCGGAGCCGCGCTCACGGCGACCAGCGCCGCGATCACGGTTAAAGTGTTAAAAGACATCGGAAAGAACAAAACGACAGTAAGTGATATTCTCGTGGGCTCGGCGGTCATGGATGATATCCTCGGGCTGGTCGTGCTGGCCATCGTGCTGGGCCTCGTGAGCAACGATTCCCTCGACCTGGTAAGCATCGGCTTTACGACTATCAAGGCTGTCGGCGTGCTCGCCGCTTTAATGCTCATCGGCGTATTCGTCATTTCGAAGGTCATAAACTGGCTGTGCCCCCGCGATGGATGCGCCCGTCCCATCGATGGAAATAGTCTTATCAATGGTAAGACCGTACAGGGGGAACACTGTAAAATACCGTGTAATGGTGCCCAGGAGGCAACCGTCATAGCAATGTGCTTTGGCTATGCCTACGCCGCGGGCATGGCGGGACTTTCGCCCATACTGGGGGCGTTCGCGGCCGGCATGTCCATCGCCGAGACGAACGTGCTGGAAGCTATCAATGAGATGACGGATAAGATCAATTTTATCCTGGCGCCCCTGTTCTTCGTGGTCATCGGCACCTACATGAACCTCGGGGCGATCAGCGCGAACGGCTTGCTCTTTATGATCGCGCTCGTGGTCCTGGCCATGCTCGGCAAGATCGTGGGCTGCGGGCTCCCGGTGCTGTTAATACGCAAGAACTGGAAAGAAGCGGTGCTCGTCGGCCTCGGGATGATGGCCAGGGGCGAAGTAGAGCTGATCGTCGGAGGCGTGGGCATAACGACGGGCATATTCTCCCAGGAAGTCTTTTCCGCGATCATACTATTGGTGGTAGTGACGACAGTCATAACGCCCATAGCGTTAAAGCAGGCGTATAAAATACTTAAAGTGGATAATTAA